The following DNA comes from Halorhabdus tiamatea SARL4B.
TCATCGCGGCCGGCGAGCACACCCTCTCGACGAACGTCGGGACGCTCGCCATCGAGATCGAACCCGACGGCACGGTCTGGATGGAAGGCGACGAGCCCGCAGTGGCGGTGGCCGACGTCGGCTACGACCGACTCGCAGAGGTCCTCGGACTGACCGAAACGGCATTCGCAGGTGTGGGCGTGGATCTCCCGGTCGCGCGGGCCTCCACGGGCATGCCGTTCCTGATTGTCCCCGTCAACTACTTCGAGCAACTGGGCGACGTGAGGCCCGACCTGGGCGCGATCGAGCGGCTCTGTGACGACCACGACGCCGCCGGCCTGTACGCGTTTACCTTCGACACCCTCGACCGGGAGTCGACGGTTCACGGTCGCCTGTTCGCGCCGGGCGTCGGTGTCGACGAGGATCCGGTGACGGGGACCGCAAGCGGCGCGGTCGGCGCGTATCTCGATCGGTTCGGCGAGATCGACACCAGTACACTCCGGTGTGAACAGGGTGACTTCCTCGACCGACCCGGTCGTGTTCAGGTTCGCGTCGAAGACGGCGTCTTCGTCGGTGGAGAAGCCGTGACGACCGTGACTGGCGATATTGCCGTGCCGGACGTCGAGAGCGGAGACATCATCGAGGTTTGAGACGACCGTCGCGATCGACGGTTCGCTGGCAGAACTGTCGCGAGCGGAACGGATAAACCGATCCAGTCCTTCCTTTCACCCATGCAGCGAGCCGAGCCGCAGGACTTCGGACGCGTTCTCTCCTCGATGTGCACCGAACCACATCCAGCGGCTCGCGAGGCGGCAGAGCGGTTCCTCGCGACGAACCCGGGCGATCCCGGGACCTACCAGACGGTCAGCAATCTCGAACGCCAGGCCGTCGAGCTCCTCGGGGAGATGACTGGACTGGGCGACCCCGCTGGCTACGTCACCAGCGGCGGGACCGAGGCCAACATCCAGGCGGTCCGGATCGCACGAAACCGTGCCGAGACCGCGGATCCAAACGTCGTCGTGCCCGACAGCGCCCACTTCAGCTTCAGCAAGGCCGCCGAGATGCTCGACGTCGAGTTACGTCGCGTCCCGACGGTCGACTACCGGGCGGACGTCGAGGCGATGGCCGACGCGATCGACGACGACACCGTCGCGGTCGTCGGCGTCGCCGGCACGACCGAGTACGGCCACGTCGATCCGATTCCGGCACTGGCTGACCTGGCGCAGTCTGCCGACGCGCTGATGCACGTCGACGCCGCCTTCGGCGGATTTTACCTCCCGTTTACCGACTTCGCGTGGCACTTCGGTCACGCCGAGATCGACACCATGACGATCGACCCGCACAAGGTCGGTCAGGCAGCGGTCCCCGCCGGCGGCTTTCTCGCGCGTTCGAGCGACCTGCTGGACGAACTCGCGATCGACACGCCGTACCTGGAATCGCGCTCACAGGTGACGCTGACCGGTACCCGTAGCGGCGCGGGCGTCGCCAGTGCCGTCGCCGCGATGGAAGCGCTGTGGCCCGATGGCTACCGACAGCAGTATCACACCTCGATGGACAACGCCGAGTGGCTCGCCGACGCGCTCGAGGATCGGGGCTATACGGTCGTCGGTCCCGAACTCCCGCTTTTGGCGGCCGATGTCTCGCTATCGTTGATCGAGCAGTTACGCGAGCGTGGCTGGCGGGTCACCAAGACCGGGGCCGGCGAGATGCGAGTCGTGTGTATGCCCCACGTCACGCGGTCGATGCTCCGGTCGTTCGTCGCCGATCTCGACTGGTATTGACGCGGGGAGTGCCTGACCGGAATATGAAGGTTTACGACACCCGGGCGGTAACGACACCGCGTGATTGCTGCCCTCCCGCTCGTGATCGTCGGTGATCTCCTCCTCGTTGTCTTCGGTTGGCTCCCGGACGCCTTCGCGGCCAGTAGTGGTCTTTTCGCCGGATTTTACACAGTCCTCGAGGACATGGTGCGGTCAGCGACTGGTCCGCTCGGACTGGCCGTGATTGCCGTCTATTCGTTTCTGATCGCGTTCGTGTTACCGCTCCCGAGTGAGGTCGTCTTGGCTCCAGCCGGCCACATGCGACTGGGCGTGCCCGACGACGTGACGCTCGCGCTCATCATCCTCGTCAGCGGGCTCGGGAAGGCCGCCGGGAGCGTCTTCGCCTTCCACATCGGCCAGGAGGCTAAAGAGTACGGTCCGCTGGTCAGACGGATCAAGGAGTCCCGGTTCGACGTCATCGAGTGGTCCGAGCGCAAGACCGTTCAGCTCGCCAGGGAGTTCGGGTACGTCGGGCTGGCGCTTGCGCTGTCGGTCCCGTTCTTCCCCGATACGATCTCCATCTACGCGTTTACGATCCTCGAACGGGACTACGGCAAGTTCGCGCTGGCGACCTTCGTCGGCAGCGTCGGCCGACTGCTGGTGACGATCGGGCTCGTCGGCGGCGGTGCTGTCGTCTTCTTGTGAATCGTCGCCACTGGTGCCGAAAAATATCGGGCATCTTCAGCACTGGCCCATCGACACAACGCTTCGATGATATCGACCGCCATCAAGTCCTTCAGCGGCTGGGTGTCGACGTCAGTATCCCGGGCGACGAACGTTGCGCCGGCTTCACGGACAGTTGCAGCATGCAGGAGGTCCCCGAACGGGTGTGAAACGCTCTGCTCGCGAATTTGCTCGCCGTGAAATGCTCGGTCAGGGATTTGAACCCGATGCCAGACCTCGCTTCGCTCGGTCTGCCGTGATTCAAATCCTTCGTGTGCACAGCAGTCGCTCGCGAAGTTGCTCGCGATAGAACAGTGCTCGGTCAGGGATTTGAACCCTGGTCCTCGGCTCGAAAGGCCAAGATGATTGGCCGGACTACACCAACCGAGCGTGTCCGAACTACAACCGGATCGACGGACTGCACCCTAATAAATGCCGTCAATTCGTCCCGGCGTGGGAGACAGACTCAGGAACGCACAGAGTCACAACCCCCAAGTCGCCGCCTGCCGTCGATGGTGATATGAGCTTGCTGGGCCGTCTCCGGGGCGATGGGAACGGGGGCGTCGGACTCTACGTCGACGGACCGAACGTCTTCCGGGAGGAATTCGACGTCGACCTCGACGACCTGCGCGCGATCGCCGACGAGTACGGCCGAATCGCGGCGGCACGACTCTACCTCGACGAGCACGCGACGCCAGGGCTGATTCAGGCCAGCGAAGCCCACGGCTTCGAGGTGATCACTACCAGCGGCGACGTCGACGTCAAACTCGCCGTCGACGCGACGCGGGCCGCAAGCGAGGGCCGCATCGACACACTGGTGATCGCCTCCCGCGATACTGACTTCAAACCCGCGCTAGAAGTTGCCGCCGACCGGGGCTGTCGAACGGTCGCGATCGCGCCGGGTGAATACGGCCGCTCGGACGCACTCTCGAATACAGCCCACGAGAGTCACTCGCTCGAAGACTGACGCGATCTCAGGCTGCGGAGACGAACCCCTTTTGGCTCGAACGCCACTACCTGTAGCCATGACTGCCGAACTCGACACGCCGATCCTGGATAATCACCTCCATCTCGATCCCGACCACGGCCGTGGAATCGACGCCGTCGAGGACTTCGCCCGTGCCGGCGGGACGCACCTGCTGGTCGTCAACAAACCGTCCTGGATGCTCGAGGATGTCGGCGACGACGAGGCGGTCTTTCGGGCGGTCTTCGAGACGACCATCGACGCCGTCGAGCGGGCCTCCGAGGTACTCCCCGGTCGCGCCTGGCCGGTGCTGGGCGTCCATCCCGCACTGATCTCGAAGCTGACGGGCCGCGGCTATACGCCGCCAGAGGCGCGCGATATCATGCAAGCCGGCCTCGACGTCGCGGCGGAGTACGTCGCCGACGGCCCGGCGCTCGCGCTCAAATCCGGTCGGCCCCACTACGACGTCGGCGACCCGATCTGGGAGGCATCCAACGACGTGATGAAACACGCCTTCGAGCTGGGTGCCGAGACTGGCTCGGCCGTCCAACTCCACACCGAGAGCGGCCAAGACTTCACCGAAGTTGCCGAGTGGGCCGAAGAACGTGGCCTGCCGGCTAAACGCGTCGTCAAGCACTACTCGGAGGGGCGTCTCGACGGCCCGACGGCGAGCGTCCTCGCCGACAGGGACGAACTGGAAATAGCGGCCGAGGAAGCTGAACCGTTCCTGATGGAGACTGATTTCATCGACGACCCCGACCGTCCGGGGGCGGTGCTCGGCCCGAAGACCGTCCCCCGACGTGTCGAGTGGATGCGCGAGGAAGGATACGACGACGCGATCCGGACGGCCCACGTCGAAACGCCCGCCGCAGTCTACGGAATCGACCTCGAAGCCACGCTGTGAGGTCGCGATGCCAGGGTTCGCTCAGAGTTCGAACGTCTCGTCGCCGCCGAGAGCGTGTACCTCGGCGTTACTGCCGACGGCTTTCACTTCGCGAGCGAACGCGTCGGCGTTCTGTTCGATCGGCGGGAACGTGTCGTAATGCATCGGGAACGCGTGATCGACGTCGAGCCAGTCGACGGCGACGGCGGCCTGCTCGGGTCCCATCGTGAAGTGATCGCCGATCGGGATGGCCGCGGCGTCCGGCTCCAGGAACGGCGCGATCACGTCGCGCATCTCCGTCATCAGCCCGGTATCGCCGGCGTGGTAGAACGCCGTCGTCTCGACGTCGCTCTTCCGGGTCGGCTCGGCGTCTGAGATCACGAACCCGGCGGGCATTCCTGCCGACCCGATCTCGTAGCCCGTGTTGATGCCGTTGGTGTGATCGGCCCGGTGCATCGTCACGAAGGCGTCGCCGACCTCGACGGTGCCGCCGAGGTTCATCCCGATCGTCTCGTTGCCGTGCTCGCTCTCGATATAGCCGGCGAGTTCCGGCGTCGCGACGACGGTCGCGTCCGGGAACGCACCGACGTCGGCGATGTGGTCGCCGTGGCCGTGAGTGAGGAGCACGAAGTCGGGACTCTCGACGTCTTCGGCCGACAGCGACGTCTTCGGGTTGTCGAAGAACGGGTCGATCAGCAATCGGGTGTCTCCACGTTCGACGCTCCAGGTCGAGTGACCGTGCCAGGTGAGTTGCATGCGTCCGTCCTACGTTCGAGAGACACTTAATGCTCCGTGGCTCCGGCAGACTCTCCGTCCAGTCGTTGCCGTCCAGAGACGGACCGTCAGCCAAGCGTTTATCCACGCTAGCGACTAGATCTTCCCATGCCACCGGAAGAACTGTCCCGCCGACGGTTTCTCGGCCTGCTGGGTGCCTCGACAGCACTCGGCGCGGCCGGGTGTGCGGACTCGCCGTCGGCCGAGACGGTCGATCCAGTGCCGTCTGACACCGGGACTGACGACAGTCCGGAACTGACGACAGACACCCCCGATGTGGACGCCCAGTCACGATACACGGACGTCTACCGGTCGGTCAGCGATTCGGTCGTCCAGATCAGGGTCATTACGACCCTCGGCTCCGCCGGGACCGGGAGCGGGTTCGTCTACGACGACACCCATCTGGTGACGAACGAACACGTCGTCGCGGACGCCCAGGAGCTGTACGTTCGCTACCCCTCGACCGGCTGGCGGCAGGCATCCGTCGTCGGAACCGACCTCCACAGTGACCTCGCGGTCCTGTCCGTCGACGCCCATCCGTCGGCCGCCGATCCGCTGTCCTTCGTCGACCGTGAGCCCGCGATTGGCACCGAAGTAGTTGCCATCGGGAATCCATACGGGCTCTCGGGTTCCGTCTCGGCGGGCATCGTCAGCGGCGTCGACCGGACGCTGGCGGGGCCCAACAACTTCTCGATCCCCGACACGATCCAGACGGACGCGGCGGTGAATCCGGGCAATAGCGGCGGCCCCCTGGTCAATCTGGGCGGCGAGGTCGTCGGCCTCATCAGCGCCGGTCGTGGCGACAACATCGGGTTGGCGATCTCCAGCGCGTTGACTCGCAGAGTCGTCCCGAGTCTGATCGAGACCGGTTCCTACGAGCATCCGTATCTCGGGATCGGACTCCGGGACGTCACGCCCGCCGTGGCCAGAGCCAACGACCTCCCGGAGATCTCCGGCGTCTACGTCACGCAGGTCCTCGAGGGCAGCCCGTCGGACGGGGTTCTCCAGGGGGCGACCGGCGAGACGACCGTCGATGGCCGCCCGGTCCCGGTCGGCGGTGACGTGATCACTCACATCGAAGGTGAGCCGACGCCGATCAGCCAGCAGCTGGCGAGCGTCCTCGCCCTCCAGACCGAGGTCGGCCAACCGGCCACGATCCGTGTCTGGCGCGACGGGACCGCCGAAGACCTGCAAGTCACGATCGGGTCCAGAGACGACGCGAACTGAGACGGCAGGCGACCTCCGGTGGTTCGGTGTCTCTTGAAAATTGCTGCATGGACAGCCACAGCGACCTACTGCAGCGACTCCGCAACGCCGCGCTCGAGAAGCGGTTCGGCGTTGGTCGCCGGCAGGGTTACGACGTCTTCGGCCACGAGATCGTACGTCCGGTCGTCGACGCCGAGGATCTCCCCGACGTCGCTGGTGATTCGAACGGTCGTCCGTTCGACGTCGTCGCCTCCTGACGAGACCGTGTCTGCTTCGACCACTGCCGAGCCGGGTGGCCCGCCGTCACGCCGCGTCGCCGGCTCGGATCCGTCGTCGGTCGCCCCGGCTGCTGGCGCTTTCCCGTTTTCAGTCGCCGCCGACGGGCCCCCTCGGTCCGGGCCCGTTGGACGCTCCTCGGCCGCTGAGTCACTGCCCATGAGATCCGCCGCGGGCACCTCCTCAGCGTCGGGCGAGACGGCGTCTGCGTCGGGTTCGGCGGGTGGCACGGGCGGCTCCGAGTCGGCCCCGGCTGTCTCGGGTTCGGCGGCGTGGTCGGTGTCTCTCCTGTCAGTCGCATCCGTCGGGACGCCCTCGCCCGAGGAGGCGGCTTCGGTAGTGCCGGCGACGGCCATGGACTCGCCGTCGAGGACGTCGAAGACGCGCTGGCGATTCGATTCGATCGAACTCACGAGGTCGTCGAAGAGGTCCCGTTCCTCGGTCGTCAGCCCCTCCTCTTCGGTCGGCATGTCCGCCGCCGCGAGTGACGCCATCTTGACGACCTTGCCGACGCGGCGCTCGTAGATCGCCTCCAGGGTCTGCTCGGCGGTGTCGATGTCGTCGCTGAGCCGGGTGACCTTCGGCGAGTCGAACGGGTCCTCGGCGGCCTCGGCCGCGCGCTCGCGCTCGGCCCGCAGCGAGCGGACGAACTGGCCGGCCTCCTCGTAGAACGAGTCGCGAAGCTGCTGGAGGCTGTCGGTCTGGCGCTCGCGACTCTGTACCGATTGGATCTCGTCTAGGTCCATGGTTGTCGGCCTTTCCGGCTCACTCCTGGCCCTTCTCGGCGCGCCCGCGACTCATGAGGAACACGCCGAGGTACTCCGGAACGGAAGTAACTCCCTCCGGGAGTGTAAAGCTATCGCCACCGAGGGAAACCTCACCGGGATCTGTCACTTCGACGGTGATGTCGTGACCGACAAACGTCTCCGGGACGGCGTCGACCAGTGGGTCGAAGTCAGCGAGTTCCTCGCGTGTGAGTTTCCTGACAGCGAGCCCGCTCCCGCCGTGGAGGCTGCCCGGAAGTCGGATGAGTCGGTTCGTATCGGTCGTGACCGGTTCGTCGATTGGGGCGTTCTGCTCGTCGACGACGTCGCCCGTGATCGCCTCGACGAGTTTGCGAATCCCTGGCCCACCCGCCTCCATGTTTCCGTCTTCGATCGCCGCGCGATTGGCCTCGATCGCGCCGTAGATCGTCTTCGCCCGCCCCTCGCCGATCCCCTCGAGTTCCTGTAGTCGCGCCATCGCCTGGTCTTCGGGTAGCGACTCGACGTCGTCGACGAACGCGAGCAGTTCGTCGTGGACGCGCTTGCCCCAGCCCCCCTCTGTCCGGAGCGTTCGAGCCGTCACGTTCCCGCGCATCTCGGTGGTGACGAGGCCGTCCAGGTCGAGGCCGATCCCGCGGACGTAATCGACGATTTCCCGTCTGGCCTCGCGCTCTAGGTGTTGAATCCCGTCGTCGCGAACGTGGACGTGATAGCCACGACCGCCCGAGAACACGATCGTCAGGTCATCGAATCCGAAGTCGTCCTCGAGGAAGTCAAGCAGCCGAACGAGTGCGTCCTTGCAGGCGGCGAGCATCTCGGCGTAGGTGGCTGCGGTGGGATCGACCGACGGCAAGTGATCGGCGTCGAGATCGAAGACGACGTCAGAGCCCCGCCAGTCCTTTGCGCCCATCGACCCGGCTCCCGGGTCGGTGTATCGGCCAGCCGAGAAGTAGACGTGGCGGGGTCGCTCCCTGGCGAGGAACGATTCGAGGTCGCCCAGATCCAGCAGCGACTGGTGGCGAACCATCGTCTCGCCGGGGCTGTCCGTCCACGGGATGTACCCCCACTCGCGTTCGTGGGCGTCCGGCGGCGGCAGTGGATCGGTCCGTCGATAGTGGTCACCGAACCGGCCGCGGAGATACGCGCGGGTTCGCTCCTCCATCGCTCCCGGATTCGCGGAGCGAAGGAAAAGGATTGTCGGTCGGGAGCCTGGGAGTCGAGTGCCAGGAGCTATCGCGAGAGCAGCCCCTGCAGCCGGTCGATGATGCCGTCGTCGTCACCGAGCGAGAGGTAGTAGGCGTCGCCGCCGTCCTCGTAATAGTTGTCGATGCGCCGCTGGACCTCGAAGCCGATGTGGCGATAGAACTGCATGGCGGACTGGTTGGTCGTCCGCGCGTGACAGGAGACGGACTCGTAGTTCTCGACGGCTCTGGCGATGAGACGCTTGCCGAATCCCTTGTTTCGATAGGCCGAATCGACCGCGAGAAAGAGCATGTACCCGTCACGTCGAACTGCCGCGAACCCGATGAGGTTCGGGTCGTGTCCTCGGTTGTAATAGACGTAGACCGTCGAGCGACGATAGGCGTCTTCGAAGAAGCGTCGTCGCTGGCGCAAAATCCCTTCCTCTGCTCTGATGTCTTCTTTGAGCTTCCAGGCGGCGTCGACGAACTCGTCGTCGCCGCGTTCGACCCGTGTCGCTTCGACGGTGACGCTCACTGCATCGACGTATGCCCTTGACCCATTTAACTTTTAAGGCGCTTCACGAATCGGTCCGGACCGCGCCGCCGGCGAACAATCGCCGGTGTCGAGACCAGGATGCACGCTTCGAGGCGGCCCATCGACGTCTTTTCCAGGCAGGGATACTCGATCGGATCGAGGCCACAACGCTTTCAGTCAGTGCAGTTGATTTGTCCTGTATGCCTGGACGAATACAGCCGCCTCATCGGGGGGACATCCACGACCGGTTGAAACAGGCACTGGTCACCGGACTGACGCTGACTGTTCCGCTTTTGATCACCGTCGTCGTGGTGAGTTTCATCTGGGGGTTCATTTTCGGGACGCTCCAGCCATTGACCGGGACACTCCAGCGCGTCCTCGGTATCAGTGGCGATACCCCGGAGATCCTGCTCCAGATCGTCTCTTTGCTCGTCGTGGTTGTACTCGTCGTAATCATCGGCTTCCTCGCGGACTCGTACTCCGGCGCGAAAGCCGCCGAACAACGCTTCGACCGGGCGATGGGGGCCATCCCGGGTATCGGCAGCGTCTATCAGACGTTCAACGAGATGAGCGAATTAGTGTTCGACGCCGACACCGAGAGCTTTCAGGAGATCAAACTCGTCGAGTTCCCCACTGAAGGATCGTACGCGACCGGGTTCGTGACGGCCGAAACTCCCGAAGACATCCAACGCCAGACCGGCCACGAGGACATGTTGACGATCTACGTTCCGCTGGCTCCGAATCCACTCATGGGTGGCTACGTGCTTCACGTTTCTCCAGACCGGTGTATCGACGTGGACATGAGCGTCGAAGAAGGGCTCAAGACGATCATGACCAGCGGCGTCGCCATCGGCGATACGGACACGGTCGAGGCGGCCCCGCTGGAGTATTCCGATAGCCTGCCCGACGGGATCGTCCAAGCCGGGTGGTTCTCCAGTGGTGACAGGGATGACGAAGAACCGTCTGGAGATGCTACGTCATCGGCCGAGGACAGACAGGGTGAGGGGTCGTGAGCTTCACACTCCGGGAACATACGGCTGACGTCGCCGTCGAGGCGACCGGCGAGACGCTCGGTGACGTCTTCGGCGCGACGGCTGACGGCATGGCGGCGGCGATGTACGAGGGGGACGCCCCCGAGGGCGACCGCTTCGATCTCACGGTCACGGCCGAGAGTCGGGAGCCTCTCCTGTTCGATTACCTCGACGAACTCATCTATCAGCGTGACGTCCGCGGCGTTCTCCCCGTCGACAATCGGGCAGCGGTCTCTTCGTCGGGCGACGTCTGGACCGTCGAGGCCACCGCTCAGGGCGTGCCCCTACAAACGATCACTGCCCGGGAGGTAAAGGCCGTCACCTACTCCGAGATGGTCCTCGAGCCGACTGAGGAAGGGTGGCACGCTTACGTCGTCCTCGACGTCTGAGATTTTCCCGGTCGTCTCCCCACACTGGAACGCTGCGGTCAGCACGGTTCGATCGGGCGAAGTCACGATCAGTCCGGTTTCACTGCCGAGATGGGTTATTCGATCGAGATTTAATTTTTGCCTTGCGGCGAAGACAATTTCCCCCAAGCCAAAATTGATGTGTGGAAGGCCCCTCTCGGTGACCATGCGAGAGCGCAATCAAAACTGGTGGCCCAACCAGTTGGACGTCGGGGTTCTCGACCAGAACGCCCGCGACGACAGCCCGTACGAGGACGACTTCGACTACGCCGAGGCGTTCCAGCAACTCGATCTCGAGGCCGTGAAGGCGGATCTCGAGGCGCTGATGACCGATTCGAAAGACTGGTGGCCCGCCGACTACGGCCACTACGGCCCGCTGTTCATCCGGATGGCCTGGCACAGCGCCGGCACGTACCGGACGACGGACGGCCGGGGCGGTGCCGCCGGCGGGACGCAGCGCTTCCCGCCGCTCGACAGCTGGCCGGACAACGCGAATCTGGACAAGGCGCGACGGCTCCTCTGGCCGATCAAGCAAAAGTACGGCCGGAAGCTCTCCTGGGCCGACCTCATCGTCCTGGCTGGCAACGTCGCCATGGAGTCGATGGGCTTCGAGACGTTCGGCTTTGCCGGCGGCCGCGTAGACGACTTCGCCCCGGACGAGTCGGTCGACTGGGGGCCCGAAATGGAGATGGAGTCCTCTGAGCGCTTCGAGGACGGCGAACTCGAGAACCCGCTGGGCGCGACCGTCATGGGGCTCATCTACGTGAACCCGGAGGGCCCGGACGGCGAACCCGCCCCTGAGGCCTCGGCGGAGAACATCCGCGAGTCCTTCAGCCGCATGGCGATGAACGACGAAGAGACCGTCGCGCTGATCGCCGGCGGCCACACCTTCGGGAAGGTCCACGGTGCCGACGACGGCGATCACCTCGGGCCGGAACCGGCCGAGGCCCCGATCGAACAGCAGGGGCTGGGCTGGGACAACGACTACGGCTCGGGCAAAGGGAAGGATACGATCACCAGCGGGATCGAGGGGCCCTGGAACACCACGCCGACCGAGTGGGACATGGGCTACATCGACGGGCTCTTAGAACACCAGTGGTGGCCCGAGAAGGGCCCCGGCGGTGCGTGGCAGTGGACGACCCAGAACGGCGAACTCGACGAGGCCGCACCCGGCGTCGAGGACCCCGACGAGAAGGAGGACGTGATGATGCTCACGACCGACATCGCGTTGAAGCGCGATCCGGACTACCGTGAGATCTTAGAGCGCTACCAGGAGAACCCGATGGCGTTCGGGATCAACTTCGCGAAGGCGTGGTACAAGCTGATCCACCGCGACATGGGTCCGCCTGAGCGGTTCCTCGGCCCGGAGGTCCCCGACGAGGAGATGATCTGGCAAGACCCGCTGCCGGACGCTGACTACGATCTCATCGGAGACAGCGACGTCGCCGAACTCAAAGAGGCGATCCGCGAGTCGGACCTCTCGCGATCGCAGCTGGTCAAGACCGCTTGGGCCGCCGCCTCGACCTACCGCGACAGCGACAAGCGCGGCGGTGCCAACGGGGCTCGCATCCGACTGGAACCCCAGCAGAGCTGGGCGGTCAACGAACCCGCAGA
Coding sequences within:
- a CDS encoding DUF502 domain-containing protein, translating into MPGRIQPPHRGDIHDRLKQALVTGLTLTVPLLITVVVVSFIWGFIFGTLQPLTGTLQRVLGISGDTPEILLQIVSLLVVVVLVVIIGFLADSYSGAKAAEQRFDRAMGAIPGIGSVYQTFNEMSELVFDADTESFQEIKLVEFPTEGSYATGFVTAETPEDIQRQTGHEDMLTIYVPLAPNPLMGGYVLHVSPDRCIDVDMSVEEGLKTIMTSGVAIGDTDTVEAAPLEYSDSLPDGIVQAGWFSSGDRDDEEPSGDATSSAEDRQGEGS
- a CDS encoding S1C family serine protease, with translation MPPEELSRRRFLGLLGASTALGAAGCADSPSAETVDPVPSDTGTDDSPELTTDTPDVDAQSRYTDVYRSVSDSVVQIRVITTLGSAGTGSGFVYDDTHLVTNEHVVADAQELYVRYPSTGWRQASVVGTDLHSDLAVLSVDAHPSAADPLSFVDREPAIGTEVVAIGNPYGLSGSVSAGIVSGVDRTLAGPNNFSIPDTIQTDAAVNPGNSGGPLVNLGGEVVGLISAGRGDNIGLAISSALTRRVVPSLIETGSYEHPYLGIGLRDVTPAVARANDLPEISGVYVTQVLEGSPSDGVLQGATGETTVDGRPVPVGGDVITHIEGEPTPISQQLASVLALQTEVGQPATIRVWRDGTAEDLQVTIGSRDDAN
- a CDS encoding TatD family hydrolase encodes the protein MTAELDTPILDNHLHLDPDHGRGIDAVEDFARAGGTHLLVVNKPSWMLEDVGDDEAVFRAVFETTIDAVERASEVLPGRAWPVLGVHPALISKLTGRGYTPPEARDIMQAGLDVAAEYVADGPALALKSGRPHYDVGDPIWEASNDVMKHAFELGAETGSAVQLHTESGQDFTEVAEWAEERGLPAKRVVKHYSEGRLDGPTASVLADRDELEIAAEEAEPFLMETDFIDDPDRPGAVLGPKTVPRRVEWMREEGYDDAIRTAHVETPAAVYGIDLEATL
- a CDS encoding metal-dependent hydrolase, which gives rise to MQLTWHGHSTWSVERGDTRLLIDPFFDNPKTSLSAEDVESPDFVLLTHGHGDHIADVGAFPDATVVATPELAGYIESEHGNETIGMNLGGTVEVGDAFVTMHRADHTNGINTGYEIGSAGMPAGFVISDAEPTRKSDVETTAFYHAGDTGLMTEMRDVIAPFLEPDAAAIPIGDHFTMGPEQAAVAVDWLDVDHAFPMHYDTFPPIEQNADAFAREVKAVGSNAEVHALGGDETFEL
- a CDS encoding NYN domain-containing protein, producing the protein MSLLGRLRGDGNGGVGLYVDGPNVFREEFDVDLDDLRAIADEYGRIAAARLYLDEHATPGLIQASEAHGFEVITTSGDVDVKLAVDATRAASEGRIDTLVIASRDTDFKPALEVAADRGCRTVAIAPGEYGRSDALSNTAHESHSLED
- a CDS encoding archease, translating into MSFTLREHTADVAVEATGETLGDVFGATADGMAAAMYEGDAPEGDRFDLTVTAESREPLLFDYLDELIYQRDVRGVLPVDNRAAVSSSGDVWTVEATAQGVPLQTITAREVKAVTYSEMVLEPTEEGWHAYVVLDV
- the mfnA gene encoding tyrosine decarboxylase MfnA, with the translated sequence MQRAEPQDFGRVLSSMCTEPHPAAREAAERFLATNPGDPGTYQTVSNLERQAVELLGEMTGLGDPAGYVTSGGTEANIQAVRIARNRAETADPNVVVPDSAHFSFSKAAEMLDVELRRVPTVDYRADVEAMADAIDDDTVAVVGVAGTTEYGHVDPIPALADLAQSADALMHVDAAFGGFYLPFTDFAWHFGHAEIDTMTIDPHKVGQAAVPAGGFLARSSDLLDELAIDTPYLESRSQVTLTGTRSGAGVASAVAAMEALWPDGYRQQYHTSMDNAEWLADALEDRGYTVVGPELPLLAADVSLSLIEQLRERGWRVTKTGAGEMRVVCMPHVTRSMLRSFVADLDWY
- the priS gene encoding DNA primase small subunit PriS — protein: MEERTRAYLRGRFGDHYRRTDPLPPPDAHEREWGYIPWTDSPGETMVRHQSLLDLGDLESFLARERPRHVYFSAGRYTDPGAGSMGAKDWRGSDVVFDLDADHLPSVDPTAATYAEMLAACKDALVRLLDFLEDDFGFDDLTIVFSGGRGYHVHVRDDGIQHLEREARREIVDYVRGIGLDLDGLVTTEMRGNVTARTLRTEGGWGKRVHDELLAFVDDVESLPEDQAMARLQELEGIGEGRAKTIYGAIEANRAAIEDGNMEAGGPGIRKLVEAITGDVVDEQNAPIDEPVTTDTNRLIRLPGSLHGGSGLAVRKLTREELADFDPLVDAVPETFVGHDITVEVTDPGEVSLGGDSFTLPEGVTSVPEYLGVFLMSRGRAEKGQE
- a CDS encoding PhzF family phenazine biosynthesis protein, coding for MTDHERREVHLVDAFTTDSFSGNPAGVVPDGDDLTDDQMQAIAAELGASETAFVRESDESDRRLRYFTPEDEVDLCGHATIAAHAHLFEQDVIAAGEHTLSTNVGTLAIEIEPDGTVWMEGDEPAVAVADVGYDRLAEVLGLTETAFAGVGVDLPVARASTGMPFLIVPVNYFEQLGDVRPDLGAIERLCDDHDAAGLYAFTFDTLDRESTVHGRLFAPGVGVDEDPVTGTASGAVGAYLDRFGEIDTSTLRCEQGDFLDRPGRVQVRVEDGVFVGGEAVTTVTGDIAVPDVESGDIIEV
- a CDS encoding YqaA family protein, which translates into the protein MIAALPLVIVGDLLLVVFGWLPDAFAASSGLFAGFYTVLEDMVRSATGPLGLAVIAVYSFLIAFVLPLPSEVVLAPAGHMRLGVPDDVTLALIILVSGLGKAAGSVFAFHIGQEAKEYGPLVRRIKESRFDVIEWSERKTVQLAREFGYVGLALALSVPFFPDTISIYAFTILERDYGKFALATFVGSVGRLLVTIGLVGGGAVVFL
- a CDS encoding GNAT family N-acetyltransferase produces the protein MSVTVEATRVERGDDEFVDAAWKLKEDIRAEEGILRQRRRFFEDAYRRSTVYVYYNRGHDPNLIGFAAVRRDGYMLFLAVDSAYRNKGFGKRLIARAVENYESVSCHARTTNQSAMQFYRHIGFEVQRRIDNYYEDGGDAYYLSLGDDDGIIDRLQGLLSR